In Elephas maximus indicus isolate mEleMax1 chromosome 7, mEleMax1 primary haplotype, whole genome shotgun sequence, the following proteins share a genomic window:
- the LOC126079622 gene encoding olfactory receptor 4C11-like, producing the protein MKPNQSVTEFILLGLTQDPLRQKMVFIIFLIFYTGTVVWNLLIIVTIKFSRALGSPMYFFLFYLSIADTCLSTSIAPRLIVDSLSAKKVISYNECMTQVLALHLFGSMEIFVLVLMAVDRYVAICKPLCYPTIMRPEVCFILIILAWIGSFIHSTTQNALVSKLPFCGPNLIDHYCCDLQPLLNLACMDTYVINLLLVSNSGAICSSGFLLLMISYMVILYSLRNHSEEGRKKALSTCTSHIIVVVLFLGPCIFMYTRSPTTFPMDKMVAVFYTIGTPFLNPLIYTLRNAEVKNAMRKLWSIKITSESK; encoded by the coding sequence ATGAAGCCAAACCAGAGTGTAACTGAGTTCATACTGTTAGGATTGACACAGGATCCTCTGAGGCAGAAAATGGTATTTATAATCTTCTTAATCTTCTACACTGGAACTGTGGTGTGGAATTTACTCATTATCGTGACCATCAAGTTCAGTCGGGCTCTTGGGagtcccatgtacttcttcctattTTATTTGTCCATTGCTGATACCTGCCTTTCAACTTCCATAGCCCCTAGACTAATTGTGGATTCTCTCTCTGCAAAGAAAGTTATATCCTATAATGAGTGTATGACACAAGTCCTTGCGTTGCATTTATTTGGATCCATGGAGATCTTTGTCCTAGTCCTCATGGCTGttgatcgctatgtggccatctgtaagcccTTGTGTTACCCAACCATCATGAGACCAGAGGTCTGCTTCATCttgattattcttgcctggaTAGGGTCTTTCATACATTCTACAACTCAGAATGCCCTGGTCTCAAAACTGCCCTTCTGTGGACCCAATCTGATTGATCATTATTGCTGTGATTTGCAGCCATTGTTAAACCTTGCCTGCATGGACACTTATGTGATCAACCTACTGTTGGTATCTAATAGTGGGGCCATTTGCTCAAGCGGATTCTTGCTTCTGATGATCTCATACATGGTCATCTTGTATTCACTTAGGAACCACAGtgaagaagggaggaaaaaagccCTTTCCACTTGCACCTCCCACATCATAGTAGTCGTCTTATTCCTTGGCCCATGTATATTCATGTATACACGTTCACCTACAACTTTCCCCATGGACAAGATGGTGGCAGTATTTTATACCATTGGGACACCCTTTCTCAACCCACTCATCTACACACTAAGGAATGCAGAAGTGAAAAATGCCATGAGAAAGTTATGGAGTATCAAAATTACCTCAGAAAGCAAATGA